The Georgenia sp. TF02-10 genome window below encodes:
- a CDS encoding Arc family DNA-binding protein gives MAALHVRNLPESVVTALRQRAARNGQSVQQEIRQILEAAVSEPASHEVPGPVRLTTVRAATTSTWGREEMYGDAGR, from the coding sequence ATGGCGGCGCTTCACGTGCGGAACCTGCCGGAGTCAGTGGTGACCGCTCTGCGGCAGCGAGCCGCCAGGAACGGCCAGTCGGTTCAGCAGGAGATCAGGCAGATCCTGGAGGCAGCCGTGTCCGAGCCAGCATCTCACGAGGTTCCCGGCCCAGTCCGCCTCACCACGGTGCGAGCTGCGACTACGTCCACCTGGGGCCGGGAGGAGATGTATGGCGACGCCGGTCGCTGA
- a CDS encoding DUF2867 domain-containing protein: MRIPPAAHTEQPWRIHEIAPDFRIEDVWSFRTPGAGPDDFPTMLAALMASNKPGRVDVLTRFLFAVRWKLGALFGWEDAGQAIGARVRSLRERLPADLRDAPTGPKDPNIPFTPVYLLQNECVQELANKTVHDLLHLGWVATGNGEFELRMAALVKPNGRFGRAYMAAIKPIRYLIVYPLMTRRWERAWRDRATLVPGVEG; encoded by the coding sequence ATGAGGATCCCGCCCGCAGCGCACACGGAGCAGCCGTGGCGGATCCACGAGATCGCGCCGGACTTCCGGATCGAGGACGTCTGGTCCTTCCGCACCCCCGGTGCCGGACCTGATGACTTCCCGACGATGCTCGCCGCGCTGATGGCGTCCAACAAGCCTGGGCGCGTCGACGTGCTGACCCGATTCCTGTTCGCCGTGCGCTGGAAGCTCGGCGCCCTGTTCGGCTGGGAGGATGCCGGACAGGCCATCGGCGCCCGCGTCCGGTCGCTGCGCGAGCGGCTGCCGGCGGACCTTCGCGATGCCCCGACCGGCCCGAAGGACCCCAACATCCCGTTCACGCCCGTCTACCTCCTGCAGAACGAATGCGTCCAGGAACTGGCCAACAAGACGGTCCATGACCTCCTGCACCTCGGCTGGGTGGCGACCGGCAACGGCGAGTTCGAGCTACGAATGGCGGCTCTGGTCAAGCCCAACGGTCGGTTCGGCCGGGCGTACATGGCCGCGATCAAGCCGATTCGATACCTGATCGTATACCCGTTGATGACGCGCCGATGGGAGCGCGCCTGGCGGGACCGGGCGACTCTCGTCCCGGGCGTCGAGGGGTAG
- a CDS encoding universal stress protein: MASTDAETGKVVVGTDGSAGAATAADWAVGEARRRQTGVHLLAAIPWPAYVRAYDVTAPEGLLSAGERLAEEAAERLRRDHPDIPVTAAAVLGDPAAELVRASSQAALVVVGARGLGRLTATLVGSVSQKAAALAAGPVVVVRGGPGAPDGPVAVGVDPADGAAEVMRYAADDARRRGTSVRLVHATRRGEATALISDAGRELLGEADRRADEGAQELLREWRQRYPDVPVELHQPAEPPVEALVRAAADASLLVMGSRGHAGLAGLLLGSVSQGVLHRAPVVAVVPVRASGAPGGADDATAEAAAGA; the protein is encoded by the coding sequence ATGGCGTCCACCGATGCAGAGACGGGCAAGGTCGTCGTCGGGACCGACGGCTCGGCGGGGGCGGCCACCGCCGCGGACTGGGCGGTCGGGGAGGCCCGCCGGCGCCAGACTGGCGTGCACCTGCTCGCCGCCATCCCATGGCCGGCGTACGTGCGCGCCTACGACGTGACCGCGCCCGAGGGCCTGCTCAGCGCGGGCGAGCGGCTCGCCGAGGAAGCCGCCGAGCGGCTGCGCCGGGACCACCCCGACATCCCGGTCACCGCCGCCGCGGTCCTCGGCGATCCCGCCGCCGAGCTCGTCCGCGCCTCTTCCCAGGCGGCGCTCGTCGTCGTCGGCGCCCGCGGGCTGGGCCGGCTCACCGCCACCCTGGTCGGGTCCGTGTCCCAGAAGGCCGCCGCGCTCGCCGCCGGGCCGGTCGTCGTCGTCCGCGGTGGGCCGGGGGCGCCGGACGGGCCGGTCGCCGTCGGCGTGGACCCCGCCGACGGCGCCGCGGAGGTCATGCGGTACGCGGCGGACGACGCGCGCCGGCGGGGCACGAGCGTCCGCCTGGTCCACGCCACCCGGCGCGGCGAGGCGACCGCCCTGATCAGCGACGCCGGACGGGAGCTGCTGGGCGAGGCGGACCGGCGCGCCGACGAGGGCGCCCAGGAACTCCTGCGGGAGTGGCGGCAGCGCTACCCCGACGTCCCGGTCGAGCTGCACCAGCCGGCGGAGCCACCCGTCGAGGCGCTGGTGCGGGCGGCCGCGGACGCCTCCCTGCTCGTGATGGGCAGCCGCGGGCACGCCGGGCTGGCCGGCCTCCTGCTGGGCTCGGTCAGCCAGGGCGTGCTGCACCGTGCGCCGGTCGTGGCGGTGGTGCCCGTGCGGGCCTCGGGCGCACCCGGCGGGGCCGACGACGCCACGGCGGAGGCAGCCGCCGGGGCGTGA
- a CDS encoding glucose-1-phosphate adenylyltransferase family protein: protein MAPTRTLLVVLAGGAGGRLETLTDHRAKPALRFAGSHRLVDFPLAHAANSGIADAWVVEQFFPESINVHLAGGRPWDLDRTRGGLQLLGPHQGDEREGWHAGTADALWRKAEAVRADDPEVVLVASADAVYRMDYADVVAHHLASGAAVTMVTTRLGGDVSRYGVVQVSDGRITDYAYKPERPASDLVTTEVFAFRPDALLTTLEEVHRAHGAGPSGLGDLGDHVLPALVADGDAVEFRHDGYWRDVGTVPAYWQAHLDWLRDPPFDLDDPAWPIATRGLHSAAARVHAEAEVVDSLLAPGAVVEGTVRRSVVSPGAYVAPGAVVSESVLLDGVRVESGARVHRAVVDERARVGGRAQVGEDDDDAEVTLLGAGAVVPEDGRVPAGGRYPDPDAEPEADAEPDGDGRAHR from the coding sequence ATGGCCCCGACCCGCACGTTGCTCGTCGTCCTCGCCGGCGGTGCCGGCGGCCGGCTGGAGACGCTCACCGACCACCGCGCCAAGCCCGCGCTGCGGTTCGCCGGCAGCCACCGCCTGGTGGACTTCCCGCTGGCGCACGCGGCGAACTCGGGCATCGCCGACGCCTGGGTGGTGGAGCAGTTCTTCCCCGAGTCGATCAACGTCCACCTCGCCGGCGGCCGGCCCTGGGACCTGGACCGGACCCGGGGCGGCCTGCAGCTCCTCGGCCCGCACCAGGGCGACGAGCGGGAGGGCTGGCACGCCGGGACGGCCGACGCGCTGTGGCGCAAGGCGGAGGCGGTCCGCGCGGACGACCCGGAGGTTGTGCTGGTCGCCTCGGCCGACGCCGTCTACCGGATGGACTACGCGGACGTCGTCGCCCACCACCTGGCGTCCGGGGCGGCGGTGACGATGGTGACCACGCGGCTGGGCGGGGACGTCTCGCGCTACGGCGTGGTCCAGGTGTCCGACGGCCGCATCACCGACTACGCCTACAAGCCGGAACGGCCGGCGAGCGACCTGGTGACCACCGAGGTCTTCGCGTTCCGGCCCGACGCCCTGCTCACCACCCTGGAGGAGGTCCACCGGGCGCACGGCGCCGGGCCGAGCGGACTGGGCGACCTGGGGGACCACGTCCTGCCCGCGCTGGTGGCCGACGGCGACGCGGTGGAGTTCCGGCACGACGGGTACTGGCGGGACGTCGGCACCGTGCCGGCCTACTGGCAGGCCCACCTGGACTGGCTCCGCGACCCGCCGTTCGACCTGGACGACCCGGCCTGGCCCATCGCCACCCGCGGGCTGCACAGCGCCGCCGCCCGGGTGCACGCCGAGGCGGAGGTCGTGGACTCCCTGCTCGCCCCCGGCGCCGTGGTGGAGGGCACGGTGCGCCGCAGCGTGGTGTCCCCCGGGGCGTACGTCGCGCCCGGCGCGGTCGTCAGCGAGAGCGTCCTCCTGGACGGGGTGCGGGTGGAGAGCGGTGCCCGCGTGCACCGGGCGGTCGTGGACGAGCGCGCCCGGGTCGGTGGCCGGGCGCAGGTCGGGGAGGACGACGACGACGCCGAGGTGACGCTGCTCGGCGCCGGGGCGGTGGTGCCGGAGGACGGACGGGTGCCGGCGGGCGGGCGCTACCCCGACCCGGACGCTGAGCCGGAGGCGGACGCGGAGCCGGACGGGGACGGCCGGGCCCACCGGTAG
- a CDS encoding ribonuclease H, which translates to MPSRTWSTQTELGATFGLTAREIGTHLTALGLKDGSRATDRALAEGLASARTLRDGTPFHVWRTDAVTSLLEERGLTPQAGSGGPTAAGGPGLSATAGRPAGAGGTAAATAATRGVTRGTGRDGAATVPDARYDKVIATDGSALGNPGPTGWAWVDQTTGESESGGLAHGTNNVGELLALLRALQHAGPDGDLLVRADSQYVINTVTKWARGWQRRGWRKADGKVPENLQLIQDILALLDARTGRTDFEWVRGHAGDVHNERADALAVAAAKAAAVADAVRG; encoded by the coding sequence TTGCCGTCCAGGACCTGGTCGACCCAGACCGAGCTCGGCGCCACGTTCGGGCTCACCGCCCGGGAGATCGGCACCCACCTGACCGCGCTCGGCCTCAAGGACGGCTCGCGCGCCACCGACCGGGCCCTCGCGGAGGGCCTGGCGAGCGCGCGCACGCTGCGCGACGGCACCCCGTTCCACGTCTGGCGCACTGACGCCGTCACCAGCCTGCTGGAGGAGCGTGGGCTGACCCCTCAGGCGGGCAGCGGAGGCCCGACGGCGGCGGGCGGGCCCGGGTTGTCGGCGACCGCCGGTAGGCCGGCCGGCGCAGGCGGAACGGCCGCAGCCACCGCGGCCACTCGCGGTGTGACGCGCGGGACCGGCCGCGACGGCGCGGCCACGGTCCCGGACGCCCGGTACGACAAGGTCATCGCCACCGACGGGTCCGCGCTGGGCAACCCGGGGCCGACTGGTTGGGCCTGGGTGGACCAGACAACGGGGGAGAGCGAGTCCGGCGGGCTGGCGCACGGCACCAACAACGTCGGCGAGCTCCTCGCGCTGCTGCGCGCCCTGCAGCACGCCGGCCCGGACGGCGATCTGCTCGTCCGAGCAGACTCGCAGTACGTCATCAACACCGTGACGAAGTGGGCGCGCGGGTGGCAGCGCCGCGGCTGGCGCAAGGCCGACGGCAAGGTGCCCGAGAACCTCCAGCTGATCCAGGACATCCTCGCCCTGCTCGACGCCCGCACCGGCCGGACGGACTTCGAGTGGGTGCGCGGGCACGCCGGCGACGTGCACAACGAGCGCGCCGACGCGCTCGCGGTCGCGGCAGCGAAGGCGGCCGCAGTGGCCGACGCCGTGCGCGGCTGA
- a CDS encoding DUF6318 family protein, producing MEKPERPGAMERDDVEGAKAAALYALRLLPYAYITGDLADWNAMSREGCKFCASVTEDVTNLHRDGGYSTGSDIVVEYVDGRPPSGGREYFEILIEGTVMPSVNVGGDGAVLEEFEEGRLTFFVAVSRVNNSWVIYGVDTEDPDE from the coding sequence GTGGAGAAGCCGGAGCGGCCAGGGGCTATGGAGCGCGACGACGTCGAGGGCGCGAAGGCCGCCGCCCTGTACGCCCTGCGACTGCTCCCGTACGCCTACATCACGGGGGATCTCGCCGACTGGAACGCGATGTCGCGGGAAGGCTGCAAGTTCTGCGCGAGCGTGACCGAAGATGTCACCAACCTCCACCGGGACGGCGGGTACTCGACCGGCTCCGACATCGTCGTCGAGTACGTCGACGGGCGTCCCCCGTCTGGCGGCCGAGAGTACTTCGAGATTCTGATTGAAGGAACCGTCATGCCGTCGGTCAACGTAGGTGGGGACGGTGCAGTGTTGGAGGAGTTCGAGGAAGGCAGGCTGACGTTCTTCGTTGCCGTCAGCCGCGTAAACAACTCTTGGGTCATCTATGGAGTAGACACGGAGGACCCAGATGAGTGA
- a CDS encoding PKD domain-containing protein produces the protein MTAPAPPGAPAAPAPPAPPPVVVTAQDLQRLPIAPGTVSVQPDRGWVLVNIDTIVFTDATPQVLDTVVLGTPVRVGVSPVDYTWDFGDGSAPVTTTVPGAPYPNHTVAHTYTRAAEAVSVGLTVRWSGQFEVNGSGVWQPVQGTAVTTAVSAPFDVRTVTVSLTDGSLPDH, from the coding sequence GTGACGGCCCCCGCCCCGCCAGGCGCGCCGGCGGCCCCGGCCCCGCCGGCGCCGCCGCCGGTCGTGGTCACCGCGCAGGACCTCCAGCGGCTGCCGATCGCCCCGGGCACGGTCTCGGTCCAGCCGGACCGTGGGTGGGTGCTGGTCAACATCGACACCATCGTCTTCACCGATGCCACCCCGCAGGTGCTGGACACGGTCGTGCTGGGCACCCCGGTCCGGGTCGGGGTCAGCCCGGTGGACTACACCTGGGACTTCGGCGACGGCTCCGCCCCGGTGACCACCACCGTGCCCGGGGCGCCGTACCCGAACCACACGGTGGCCCACACCTACACCCGGGCAGCAGAGGCGGTCAGCGTGGGACTGACCGTCCGCTGGAGCGGGCAGTTCGAGGTGAACGGCTCGGGGGTCTGGCAGCCGGTCCAGGGCACCGCAGTGACTACCGCCGTCTCCGCGCCGTTCGACGTGCGCACCGTCACTGTCAGCCTCACCGACGGCAGTCTTCCCGACCACTGA
- a CDS encoding LLM class F420-dependent oxidoreductase, with the protein MRFGLFLPQGWRFDLAGIDDSQHWPVMSGLARRVDGGDLWESLWVYDHFHTSPVPSEEATHEAWSLMAALGAVTDRVRLGQMCTCMGYRNPMYLAKVAATVDHVSGGRLEMGIGAGWYEHEWRAYGYGFPRAGQRLAMLAEGVQIFEQAWREGVVTFHGEHYDVDGALCRPLPLQPGGIPLWVAGGGEKVTLRIAARHARYTNFDGTPEVFARKSAVLREHCAAEGTDFDQITRSANFNVTIGRDEAEVRGKLAQLEARLSAHMDADAVARELRGFRDLPAYGTPEQIVEKLGALREQGLAYGIFYFPDAAYTTESIELFEREVMPALR; encoded by the coding sequence ATGCGCTTTGGCCTCTTCCTGCCCCAGGGCTGGCGGTTCGACCTGGCCGGGATCGACGACTCCCAGCACTGGCCGGTGATGTCCGGCCTCGCCCGCCGGGTCGACGGCGGCGACCTGTGGGAGTCCCTGTGGGTCTACGACCACTTCCACACCAGCCCGGTGCCGAGCGAGGAGGCGACCCACGAGGCCTGGTCGCTCATGGCGGCGCTCGGGGCCGTCACCGACCGGGTGCGGCTGGGACAGATGTGCACCTGCATGGGCTACCGGAACCCGATGTACCTGGCCAAGGTGGCCGCCACCGTCGACCACGTCAGCGGCGGGCGGCTGGAGATGGGGATCGGCGCCGGCTGGTACGAGCACGAGTGGCGGGCCTACGGGTACGGCTTCCCCCGCGCCGGGCAGCGCCTGGCGATGCTGGCCGAGGGCGTGCAGATCTTCGAGCAGGCCTGGCGCGAGGGCGTGGTCACCTTCCACGGCGAGCACTACGACGTCGACGGCGCCCTGTGCCGCCCGCTGCCCCTGCAGCCGGGCGGGATCCCGCTGTGGGTCGCCGGCGGCGGGGAGAAGGTGACCCTGCGGATCGCCGCCCGGCACGCCCGCTACACCAACTTCGACGGCACACCCGAGGTGTTCGCCCGCAAGAGCGCGGTCCTGCGCGAGCACTGCGCGGCCGAGGGCACCGACTTCGACCAGATCACCCGCTCGGCGAACTTCAACGTCACCATCGGCCGGGACGAGGCGGAGGTCCGGGGCAAGCTCGCCCAGCTCGAGGCCCGGCTCAGCGCCCACATGGACGCCGACGCCGTCGCCCGCGAGCTCCGCGGGTTCCGCGACCTGCCCGCCTACGGCACCCCTGAGCAGATCGTGGAGAAGCTCGGCGCGCTGCGCGAGCAGGGCCTGGCCTACGGGATCTTCTACTTCCCCGACGCGGCCTACACCACCGAGTCGATCGAGCTCTTCGAGCGCGAGGTCATGCCGGCGCTGCGCTGA
- a CDS encoding CDP-alcohol phosphatidyltransferase family protein: MSTQPAGRAAPARAERVWTVPNAISAARLVLVPVFAVLIFTERDLAALVVLVVAGASDWVDGVIARRFDQVSRLGQLLDPAADRLFIFVTIVGLGWRDIIPWWLVVVIAARDLLLLALLPVLTRYGYGPLPVHLAGKAGTFALLYAFPLLLLAGAPGVLGHVAWTVGWASALWGVGLYWFAALLYAEQVVRIVRSHRAGT, from the coding sequence GTGAGCACGCAGCCCGCGGGACGCGCCGCGCCCGCCCGGGCCGAGCGCGTCTGGACCGTCCCGAACGCCATCTCCGCGGCCCGGCTGGTGCTCGTCCCCGTCTTCGCCGTCCTCATCTTCACCGAGCGGGACCTCGCCGCCCTGGTCGTGCTGGTCGTGGCCGGCGCCAGCGACTGGGTCGACGGCGTCATCGCCCGCCGCTTCGACCAGGTCAGCCGGCTGGGCCAGCTCCTCGACCCCGCCGCCGACCGCCTCTTCATCTTCGTCACCATCGTCGGCCTGGGCTGGCGCGACATCATCCCGTGGTGGCTCGTCGTCGTCATCGCCGCCCGGGACCTGCTGCTGCTCGCGCTGCTGCCGGTGCTGACCCGGTACGGCTACGGGCCGCTCCCGGTCCACCTCGCCGGCAAGGCCGGGACCTTCGCGCTCCTCTACGCCTTCCCCCTGCTCCTGCTCGCCGGCGCACCCGGCGTGCTCGGGCACGTCGCCTGGACCGTCGGCTGGGCCAGCGCGCTGTGGGGCGTGGGGCTGTACTGGTTCGCCGCCCTGCTGTACGCGGAGCAGGTGGTACGGATCGTCCGGTCTCACCGCGCGGGCACGTGA
- a CDS encoding DUF881 domain-containing protein, whose protein sequence is MTGPPQPGQAPPPAGSGAAAGPGPAAGAGGAAGGAGDGAAARPGRRPDESMSLLRDLLDNPLDAGYLVERGDRARAPAPAWRKVLIVLACAVIGAGAVWSAKALRPAQAATTARAVLLEQIEDRTAHGRDLGEANANRQAEIERLRDAGLAGLAPDRLERLRHLGVAAGSARVRGPGITITLTDSRNATSGAPGAEEQRVKDVDLQVLVNALWSAGAEAIAVNGERLGPMSAIRAAGQTVLVNLVPVVSPYQVTVVGDPADLQTGLARTAAATHLGVLRTTYGITVEVAPAEDLELDGAPAQSLRHAVPAGSGRMG, encoded by the coding sequence GTGACCGGGCCCCCGCAGCCGGGCCAGGCCCCGCCCCCGGCGGGCTCCGGCGCCGCCGCCGGACCGGGCCCGGCCGCCGGCGCCGGGGGTGCCGCCGGTGGCGCGGGCGACGGCGCGGCCGCCCGTCCCGGGCGGCGGCCGGACGAGTCGATGTCGCTGCTCCGCGACCTGCTGGACAACCCCCTGGACGCGGGGTACCTGGTCGAGCGGGGCGACCGCGCCCGGGCGCCGGCACCGGCGTGGCGCAAGGTGCTGATCGTGCTCGCCTGCGCCGTCATCGGGGCCGGTGCGGTGTGGTCCGCCAAGGCGCTGCGCCCGGCGCAGGCCGCGACGACGGCGCGGGCGGTCCTGCTCGAGCAGATCGAGGACCGCACCGCGCACGGCCGGGACCTGGGCGAGGCCAACGCCAACCGCCAGGCCGAGATCGAGCGGCTGCGCGACGCGGGCCTGGCCGGGCTGGCCCCGGACCGGCTGGAGCGCCTGCGCCACCTCGGCGTGGCCGCCGGCTCCGCCCGGGTCCGCGGCCCGGGCATCACCATCACCCTGACCGACTCCCGCAACGCCACCTCCGGCGCGCCCGGCGCGGAGGAGCAGCGGGTGAAGGACGTGGACCTGCAGGTGCTGGTCAACGCCCTGTGGTCGGCCGGGGCGGAGGCGATAGCCGTCAACGGCGAGCGGCTGGGGCCGATGAGCGCGATCCGGGCGGCCGGCCAGACGGTCCTGGTCAACCTCGTGCCGGTGGTCTCGCCCTACCAGGTGACGGTGGTGGGGGACCCCGCCGACCTGCAGACCGGGCTGGCGCGCACCGCCGCCGCCACCCACCTCGGCGTCCTGCGCACCACCTACGGCATCACCGTGGAGGTCGCCCCGGCGGAGGACCTCGAGCTCGACGGCGCCCCGGCGCAGTCACTCCGCCACGCCGTCCCGGCCGGATCAGGAAGGATGGGGTAG
- a CDS encoding small basic family protein: MLAVIGLLIGVVAGVALEPTVPQAVQPYLPIALVAALDALFGAVRARLDGVFDDRVFVVSFIFNVLVAALIVFLGDQLGVGSQLSTAVVVVLGIRIFSNAAAIRRHIFKA, from the coding sequence GTGCTCGCAGTCATCGGTCTGCTGATCGGGGTCGTCGCCGGGGTGGCCCTCGAGCCGACGGTGCCCCAGGCGGTGCAGCCCTACCTGCCCATCGCCCTCGTCGCCGCCCTCGACGCGCTCTTCGGCGCGGTCCGGGCCCGGCTCGACGGCGTCTTCGACGACCGCGTCTTCGTCGTCTCCTTCATCTTCAACGTCCTCGTCGCCGCCCTCATCGTCTTCCTCGGCGACCAGCTGGGCGTGGGCTCGCAGCTGAGCACCGCCGTCGTCGTCGTGCTCGGGATCCGCATCTTCTCCAACGCCGCCGCCATCCGCCGGCACATCTTCAAGGCATGA
- a CDS encoding DUF881 domain-containing protein yields the protein MTAPRTPDGAPAPDAGGPPAPGRKPDGAPRRATGGWRSLLVPRLTRTQVLVAVLCAVLGFGVVAQVRQVHGDALSGMRQDDLVRLLDELGTRNDELAAEQEALEADLAELRSASSSQEAARQAAAEQERVQGVLAGTLPVRGPGVVLTVADPDGAVSAQQLVTILEELRNAGAESVELSGQRLTASSWIVDGSGGVVVDGVTLAPPYRWTAVGDPRTLAVALDIPGGALATVRSAGATATVSEREELEITAVRTLTPPEHATVVPADDAG from the coding sequence ATGACTGCGCCCCGCACGCCCGACGGCGCGCCCGCCCCCGACGCCGGCGGCCCGCCCGCCCCCGGCCGCAAGCCCGACGGCGCGCCCCGCCGCGCCACCGGCGGCTGGCGGAGCCTGCTCGTCCCCCGCCTGACCCGGACCCAGGTCCTCGTCGCGGTGCTGTGCGCGGTGCTGGGCTTCGGCGTCGTCGCCCAGGTCCGCCAGGTGCACGGGGACGCCCTGTCCGGGATGCGCCAGGACGACCTGGTCCGCCTCCTGGACGAGCTCGGCACCCGCAACGACGAGCTCGCCGCCGAGCAGGAGGCGCTCGAGGCCGACCTCGCCGAGCTGCGCTCGGCGTCCAGCTCCCAGGAGGCCGCCCGGCAGGCGGCCGCGGAGCAGGAACGCGTCCAGGGGGTGCTCGCCGGCACCCTGCCGGTGCGCGGCCCCGGCGTCGTGCTCACCGTCGCCGACCCCGACGGGGCGGTCTCCGCCCAGCAGCTGGTGACCATCCTGGAGGAGCTGCGCAACGCCGGCGCGGAGTCCGTGGAGCTGTCCGGGCAGCGGCTGACCGCCAGCAGCTGGATCGTCGACGGCTCGGGCGGTGTCGTCGTCGACGGCGTCACGCTCGCCCCGCCCTACCGGTGGACGGCGGTCGGGGACCCCCGCACGCTCGCCGTCGCCCTGGACATCCCCGGCGGCGCGCTCGCCACCGTCCGCAGCGCCGGCGCGACCGCCACGGTCAGCGAGCGGGAGGAGCTGGAGATCACCGCGGTCCGCACGCTCACCCCGCCCGAGCACGCCACGGTGGTCCCGGCCGACGACGCGGGCTGA
- a CDS encoding FHA domain-containing protein: MTPTEQPGQRRTGPDERPDATTTARYGAVGHEPDTDLVARGLSPDDAAAVEALPPSSALLIVQRGPNAGARFLLDSERTTAGRHPSSDIFLDDVTVSRRHAEFLGVESGFVVRDVGSLNGTYVNRERIDTATLRAGDEVQIGKYRLTYHPSPQRGEAAAGGADQR; encoded by the coding sequence ATGACGCCCACGGAGCAGCCCGGCCAGCGCCGCACGGGGCCGGACGAGCGGCCCGACGCCACCACGACCGCCCGGTACGGCGCCGTCGGCCACGAGCCGGACACCGACCTGGTCGCCCGCGGCCTCAGCCCGGACGACGCCGCCGCCGTCGAGGCCCTCCCGCCCTCCTCCGCCCTCCTCATCGTCCAGCGCGGGCCCAACGCCGGCGCCCGCTTCCTGCTGGACTCCGAGCGGACCACGGCCGGGCGGCACCCGAGCTCGGACATCTTCCTCGACGACGTCACCGTCTCCCGCCGGCACGCCGAGTTCCTCGGGGTGGAGAGCGGGTTCGTCGTCCGCGACGTCGGCAGCCTCAACGGCACCTACGTCAACCGCGAGCGGATCGACACCGCCACCCTGCGGGCCGGCGACGAGGTCCAGATCGGCAAGTACCGCCTCACGTACCACCCCAGCCCCCAGCGCGGCGAGGCCGCGGCGGGCGGCGCGGACCAGCGGTGA
- a CDS encoding MerR family transcriptional regulator: MSPAPERRREPGTAGRQDGAPARADGAPARTDGLARPDGVVRADGVSRADGGPARDIGPTPWPPDVSHEPSMSIGAVLGVLKPEFPAVTISKLRFLEEQGLVSPRRTGSGYRKYSRADVERIRYALTAQRDAYLPLRVIREQLADLDAGHAVTPPSRARVVTRDGELVAPPSGARVSAAEISELTGATEAELDELALAGLITADSRGRFPGRAVQVVQAALALGRHGISARHLRTVRTSAERQADVIDQVVAPLRAQRSGAARERGAARAAELAELYTRLHAELLRGAVEQLG, from the coding sequence GTGAGCCCGGCCCCCGAGCGGCGCCGGGAGCCGGGGACGGCCGGCCGCCAGGACGGGGCGCCCGCCCGGGCCGACGGCGCCCCCGCCCGTACCGACGGCCTCGCCCGGCCCGACGGCGTGGTGCGTGCCGACGGCGTCTCCCGGGCCGACGGCGGCCCCGCCCGGGACATCGGCCCGACCCCCTGGCCGCCGGACGTCTCGCACGAGCCGTCGATGAGCATCGGCGCGGTGCTCGGGGTGCTCAAGCCCGAGTTCCCCGCGGTCACCATCTCCAAGCTCCGCTTCCTGGAGGAGCAGGGCCTGGTGAGCCCGCGCCGGACCGGCTCCGGGTACCGGAAGTACTCCCGCGCCGACGTCGAGCGGATCCGCTACGCCCTGACCGCGCAGCGCGACGCTTACCTGCCGCTGCGGGTGATCCGCGAGCAGCTGGCCGACCTCGACGCCGGGCACGCCGTGACCCCGCCGTCCCGGGCCCGGGTGGTCACCCGGGACGGTGAGCTCGTCGCGCCGCCGTCGGGCGCCCGGGTCAGCGCCGCCGAGATCAGCGAGCTGACCGGCGCCACCGAGGCCGAGCTCGACGAGCTGGCCCTGGCCGGGCTGATCACCGCCGACAGCCGCGGCCGGTTCCCCGGCCGGGCCGTCCAGGTCGTCCAGGCCGCCCTGGCGCTGGGCCGGCACGGGATCAGCGCCCGGCACCTGCGGACGGTGCGCACCAGCGCCGAGCGGCAGGCCGACGTCATCGACCAGGTCGTCGCCCCGCTGCGCGCCCAGCGCTCCGGCGCGGCCCGCGAGCGCGGCGCCGCCCGGGCCGCCGAGCTCGCCGAGCTGTACACCCGCCTGCACGCCGAGCTGCTCCGCGGCGCCGTCGAGCAGCTGGGCTGA
- a CDS encoding bifunctional nuclease family protein, with the protein MREMVVLGVRVSVPGNEVVVVLGVPGGDVVLPIVIGPREGAAIASAQAGLVPPRPLTHDLLMNVVKRLGASVTQVRVTKVEDGVFYAELVLSGGVVVDSRPSDAIALALRAGCPVLCAEDLLAVAGVPVRDAGLEVTEEGPENSREMEEFREFLARVEPEDFADPGEGGGPEGPGGRPGESGPRGR; encoded by the coding sequence ATGCGTGAGATGGTCGTCCTCGGCGTCCGTGTGTCTGTGCCGGGCAACGAGGTGGTCGTCGTGCTGGGCGTGCCCGGCGGTGACGTGGTGCTGCCCATCGTCATCGGGCCGCGCGAGGGCGCGGCGATCGCCTCGGCGCAGGCCGGGCTCGTCCCGCCGCGGCCCCTCACCCACGACCTCCTCATGAACGTCGTCAAGCGGCTCGGGGCCTCGGTGACCCAGGTGCGGGTGACCAAGGTGGAGGACGGGGTCTTCTACGCCGAGCTGGTCCTCTCCGGCGGGGTCGTCGTCGACTCGCGCCCCTCCGACGCCATCGCCCTGGCGCTGCGCGCCGGCTGCCCGGTGCTGTGCGCGGAGGACCTGCTCGCCGTCGCCGGCGTCCCGGTCCGCGACGCGGGCCTGGAGGTCACCGAGGAGGGGCCGGAGAACAGCCGGGAGATGGAGGAGTTCCGGGAGTTCCTCGCCCGCGTGGAGCCGGAGGACTTCGCCGACCCGGGGGAGGGCGGCGGGCCCGAGGGGCCGGGCGGCCGGCCGGGGGAGAGCGGGCCGCGCGGGCGCTGA